One Candidatus Krumholzibacteriia bacterium genomic window carries:
- a CDS encoding amino acid racemase encodes MAKHIGIVACSAEGAALCYTTVCTEAPALMGKKHAHPEVSMHTHPFSDYVRLLEAGNWDGVAALMLSSEAKLAKAGAELVICPDNTVHQVFDQVVAKSKLPWLHIAGEVAREASRRGYKKVGLIGTAYTMEASFYNEKFAEVGIGVELPEEKDRKLINRIIFDELVAAQFTAESRAYFTGLISEMRVVGCEAVVLGCTEVPLIITEENSPLPVLDSTRLLARAALRASLE; translated from the coding sequence ACACATCGGAATCGTTGCATGCAGCGCCGAGGGCGCCGCTCTCTGCTACACCACCGTCTGCACCGAGGCGCCGGCCCTCATGGGGAAGAAACACGCCCACCCCGAGGTGAGCATGCACACCCACCCCTTCAGCGACTACGTGCGCCTGCTCGAGGCGGGCAACTGGGATGGGGTGGCCGCGCTGATGCTTTCCTCCGAGGCGAAGCTGGCCAAGGCCGGCGCGGAGCTGGTCATCTGCCCCGACAATACCGTCCACCAGGTGTTCGACCAGGTGGTGGCGAAGTCGAAGCTGCCCTGGTTGCACATCGCCGGCGAGGTTGCGCGCGAGGCCTCGCGGCGCGGCTACAAGAAGGTGGGGCTGATCGGTACCGCGTACACCATGGAGGCGTCCTTCTATAATGAGAAGTTCGCCGAGGTGGGGATCGGGGTGGAACTCCCGGAGGAGAAGGACCGCAAGCTCATCAACCGCATCATCTTCGACGAACTGGTGGCGGCGCAGTTCACCGCGGAATCGCGCGCGTACTTCACCGGCCTGATCAGCGAGATGCGGGTGGTCGGGTGTGAAGCGGTGGTGCTGGGCTGTACCGAGGTGCCGCTTATTATCACCGAGGAGAATTCTCCGCTGCCGGTGTTGGACTCCACGCGCCTGCTTGCGCGGGCCGCGCTGCGCGCCTCACTCGAGTAG
- the thiD gene encoding bifunctional hydroxymethylpyrimidine kinase/phosphomethylpyrimidine kinase: protein MKQALTIAGSDSGGGAGIQADLKTFHAHGVFGASVVTAITAQNTREVREVQELPPAIICAQLAAVLDDLDIAAAKTGMLSSATIIETVAGELSRRGFQDLVVDPVMIAKSGYRLLAEDAVAALRGTLLPLARVVTPNLHEARLLSGLDIASLDDMKRAAEKIAAMGPRAVVVKGGHATFALAVDVLWTERGMVELKPEGPVRERSIHGTGCTFSAAITARLALGEALPTAVANAKRYITRTIRHAPAIGHGHPPAAHFYFLGSGDWDSETET from the coding sequence ATGAAGCAGGCACTCACCATCGCGGGCTCGGATTCCGGCGGCGGCGCGGGCATCCAGGCCGACCTCAAGACCTTCCACGCCCACGGCGTCTTCGGGGCGTCGGTGGTCACGGCCATCACCGCCCAGAACACCCGCGAGGTTCGCGAGGTCCAGGAACTCCCACCCGCGATCATTTGCGCCCAGCTGGCGGCCGTTCTCGACGATCTCGACATCGCCGCCGCCAAGACGGGCATGCTCTCCAGCGCCACCATCATCGAAACCGTGGCCGGCGAGCTCTCCCGGCGCGGGTTTCAGGACCTGGTGGTCGACCCGGTGATGATCGCAAAGAGCGGTTACCGCCTGCTGGCGGAAGACGCCGTCGCCGCCCTGCGGGGCACCCTGCTGCCATTGGCCCGGGTGGTGACGCCGAACCTGCACGAGGCCCGGCTGCTCTCCGGCCTCGACATCGCCTCGCTCGACGACATGAAACGCGCCGCGGAGAAGATCGCGGCCATGGGCCCGCGCGCGGTGGTGGTCAAGGGCGGGCACGCCACCTTTGCGCTGGCGGTCGACGTCCTGTGGACGGAGAGAGGGATGGTGGAATTGAAACCCGAGGGACCGGTGCGCGAGCGCAGCATCCACGGCACGGGCTGCACCTTCTCGGCGGCAATCACCGCGCGACTCGCGCTGGGGGAGGCGCTGCCCACCGCGGTTGCGAACGCCAAGCGTTACATCACGCGTACCATCCGCCACGCGCCGGCGATCGGGCACGGCCATCCGCCCGCGGCGCACTTCTACTTTCTGGGTTCCGGCGACTGGGACTCGGAAACGGAGACGTGA